The following coding sequences are from one Rutidosis leptorrhynchoides isolate AG116_Rl617_1_P2 chromosome 11, CSIRO_AGI_Rlap_v1, whole genome shotgun sequence window:
- the LOC139874906 gene encoding uncharacterized protein: MADSIILNVYGPNNDQLKHKFGDSLDNIMQVDIDDWVICGDFNEVRRRAERKNCEFIESRAKMFNDFIDKANLIEIPLGGMKFTRISDDGLKYSKLDRFLVSKACYASWDGISACTLDRDYSDHCPIVLKDVNNDFGPKPIRIFNNWFEDEKVMI; the protein is encoded by the coding sequence ATGGCGGACTCTATTATATTAAACGTTTATGGGCCAAATAATGATCAGTTGAAACATAAATTTGGGGATAGTCTTGACAATATTATGCAGGTGGATATTGATGATTGGGTTATTTGTGGCGATTTTAATGAAGTAAGGCGAAGAGCGGAAAGGAAAAATTGCGAATTTATCGAAAGTAGAGCAAAGATGTTCAACGATTTCATTGACAAGGCTAATCTTATTGAAATTCCATTAGGGGGAATGAAGTTTACTAGGATTAGTGACGACGGTTTGAAATATAGTAAACTTGACAGGTTCTTAGTCTCGAAAGCGTGTTATGCATCATGGGATGGAATTTCTGCATGTACTCTCGATAGGGATTACTCTGATCATTGCCCCATCGTTTTGAAGGATGTGAATAACGACTTCGGGCCGAAACCTATTAGGATTTTCAACAATTGGTTCGAAGATGAAAAAGTGATGATTTGA